A part of Streptomyces sp. NBC_00557 genomic DNA contains:
- a CDS encoding ABC transporter substrate-binding protein, translating to MKTTTARALRCSAALAAAALLLTACGSSDDGSTAQSGTTSFTGRGPITFVAGKDTTGAVQPVLDQWNKLHPKEKVTFIQLPTDADAQRQQMIQNAETKSDAYTVLSLDVVWTSEFAAHQWIDRLPAQSFPLDRMLKPVVETAKYRGGLYAAPSSSDGGLLYYRSDLLKQAGITKAPTTWAELKADCAKVKKLPAAKGMSCYAGQFQKYEGLTVNFSEAVDSAGGVVTDANGRPDVDTPQARKGLDFLAGSFRDGTIPKEAITYQEEDGRQAFQAGKLVFLRNWPYMYALAGKSKVAGKYAVAPLPGLTGPGSSSLGGHNLALSSFARNKATALDFMKFYSSETTAKTFLEKASLAPPYAALYDDPALARQYPYLPVLKQSILRAVPRPRVVGYGDVTSAVQQEAYAALTGTKTSAQALKDLQSRLQKSTAQ from the coding sequence GTGAAGACCACAACCGCCAGAGCCCTTCGGTGCTCGGCCGCGCTCGCCGCCGCCGCGCTCCTCCTCACCGCGTGCGGCTCGTCCGACGACGGCTCCACGGCGCAGTCCGGGACCACGTCGTTCACCGGCCGCGGCCCCATCACCTTCGTCGCCGGAAAGGACACCACCGGCGCCGTCCAGCCCGTCCTGGACCAGTGGAACAAGCTGCACCCGAAGGAGAAGGTCACCTTCATCCAGCTGCCCACGGACGCGGACGCGCAGCGCCAGCAGATGATCCAGAACGCGGAGACGAAGTCCGACGCCTACACGGTGCTCTCCCTGGACGTCGTGTGGACCTCGGAGTTCGCCGCCCACCAGTGGATCGACCGGCTGCCCGCGCAGAGCTTCCCGCTGGACCGGATGCTGAAGCCGGTGGTGGAGACGGCCAAGTACCGCGGCGGTCTCTACGCGGCCCCGTCCAGCTCGGACGGCGGACTGCTGTACTACCGCAGCGACCTGCTCAAGCAGGCCGGAATCACCAAGGCCCCCACCACGTGGGCCGAGTTGAAGGCCGACTGCGCCAAGGTGAAGAAGCTGCCCGCGGCCAAGGGCATGTCCTGCTACGCCGGGCAGTTCCAGAAGTACGAGGGCCTGACGGTCAACTTCTCCGAGGCCGTCGACTCCGCGGGCGGCGTCGTCACCGACGCCAACGGCAGGCCCGACGTCGACACCCCGCAGGCGAGGAAGGGACTGGACTTCCTCGCCGGCTCCTTCCGGGACGGGACGATCCCCAAGGAGGCCATCACCTACCAGGAGGAGGACGGCCGCCAGGCCTTCCAGGCCGGCAAGCTGGTCTTCCTGCGCAACTGGCCGTACATGTACGCCCTCGCCGGCAAGAGCAAGGTGGCCGGCAAGTACGCCGTCGCCCCGCTGCCCGGCCTGACCGGGCCCGGATCCTCCAGCCTGGGCGGCCACAACCTGGCCCTGTCGTCCTTCGCCAGGAACAAGGCCACCGCGCTGGACTTCATGAAGTTCTACAGCAGTGAGACCACCGCGAAGACGTTCCTGGAGAAGGCCTCGCTCGCCCCGCCGTACGCGGCCCTGTACGACGACCCCGCACTGGCCAGGCAGTATCCGTACCTCCCGGTCCTCAAGCAGTCGATCCTGCGGGCCGTGCCGCGCCCGCGGGTCGTGGGATACGGCGATGTCACCTCGGCCGTCCAGCAGGAGGCGTACGCCGCGCTGACCGGCACCAAGACCAGCGCCCAGGCGCTGAAGGACCTGCAGAGCAGGCTGCAGAAGTCCACGGCGCAGTGA
- a CDS encoding LacI family DNA-binding transcriptional regulator, protein MPPAQRHPTMADVAERAGVSTSTVSRTLRGLTTVSPEVRARVEQAARELNFAVSRQAASLVTGRTGTVAVLVPTLNAWFMGSALSSLAPVLREADMELTVYVIPDLAERAAFFDRLPARRNADALLVFSFDLTEKETDRLDTLGMPVVHVSQHVDGRPSVYVDDVAGALHGTRHLLNLGHRRIAFIKTVGASGFSFSSNERLVGYRQALTEAGLPHDDDLVVATPVGDRRAMAEALGHLLSLREPPTAVFAEQDEVAATVIRTLRATRIEVPEHISVLGFDDQPVADWFDLSTIAQSPSDIGREAGRLALQLIDDPDADHQQHIVLPTHLIPRATTAPLLPAGRADAGELPRA, encoded by the coding sequence ATGCCACCAGCTCAGCGACACCCGACGATGGCTGACGTCGCCGAACGGGCCGGGGTCTCGACCTCCACCGTCTCGCGGACCCTGCGCGGCCTGACCACCGTCTCCCCGGAGGTCCGCGCCCGGGTCGAACAGGCCGCCCGCGAGCTGAACTTCGCCGTCTCCCGGCAGGCCGCGAGCCTGGTCACGGGCAGGACCGGGACCGTGGCAGTGCTGGTCCCCACCCTCAACGCGTGGTTCATGGGCTCGGCCCTGTCCAGCCTGGCCCCGGTGCTGCGGGAGGCGGACATGGAGCTGACCGTCTATGTGATCCCCGACCTCGCCGAGCGGGCCGCGTTCTTCGACCGGCTGCCCGCCCGGCGGAACGCCGACGCGCTGCTGGTCTTCTCCTTCGACCTCACCGAGAAGGAGACGGACCGGCTGGACACCCTGGGCATGCCGGTCGTCCACGTCAGCCAGCACGTCGACGGCCGTCCCAGCGTGTACGTCGACGACGTGGCCGGCGCCCTGCACGGCACCCGGCATCTGCTCAACCTCGGCCACCGCCGCATCGCGTTCATCAAGACGGTGGGTGCCAGCGGCTTCTCCTTCAGCTCCAACGAGCGGCTGGTCGGCTACCGGCAGGCACTCACCGAAGCGGGCCTCCCGCACGACGACGACCTGGTGGTCGCCACACCGGTCGGCGACCGGCGCGCCATGGCCGAAGCGCTCGGGCACCTGCTGAGCCTGCGCGAGCCGCCCACCGCCGTCTTCGCCGAGCAGGACGAGGTCGCGGCCACCGTCATACGGACCCTGCGCGCGACGCGGATCGAGGTGCCGGAGCACATCTCCGTCCTCGGCTTCGACGACCAGCCGGTGGCCGACTGGTTCGACCTGTCCACCATCGCGCAGTCACCCTCGGACATCGGCCGCGAGGCCGGCCGGCTGGCCCTGCAGCTCATCGACGATCCCGACGCCGACCATCAGCAGCACATCGTCCTGCCCACCCACCTGATCCCACGCGCCACCACCGCGCCCCTCCTTCCGGCGGGGCGCGCCGACGCCGGGGAACTCCCGCGCGCCTGA
- a CDS encoding DHA2 family efflux MFS transporter permease subunit — MTFVAIVDGAITTVALPSIARQFRLTTAALDGVVVVYPVCLAMAIPASAWLAERFGGKRVLLTALAGFLGSSLLCGAALGVGQLVAYRAVQGLSAGVLFPASTALLFGTFTSAEQIRLSRYMIIPQQIAPAAAPVLGGLLVDHLSWRWVFYVNLPVGLPALLFGALFLAGGRGSRPGRFDLPGLLLSAGGLGTVMFGLCEGPNRGWSSPAVLASLVSGAALLVSAVAVELRTAQPLLRLRLFADRLFRDTNLINLVGLIPIMGALYLGPLFLQQAQGRTALESGLTTFPEAFGVLLTVQLTGALYARVGPRVIVGCGLTGTGAVLLLFAACDTGTGLWTFRGLMFLFGATIGCFFIPTTVASLATVERTDLPQATMLNTVVRQTGGALAPAAVTTALVLGTPPGLAAQPPLPAYQHAYLALAAIAVATAVFAFTLPDGPARAAARGPAGVSGRPAFLRQRRDRVGS; from the coding sequence GTGACCTTCGTGGCGATCGTCGACGGAGCGATCACCACCGTGGCACTGCCCTCGATCGCCCGTCAGTTCCGGCTGACCACCGCCGCCCTGGACGGCGTGGTCGTCGTCTACCCGGTCTGCCTGGCCATGGCCATCCCGGCCTCGGCGTGGCTGGCCGAGCGGTTCGGCGGCAAACGCGTCCTGTTGACCGCCCTGGCCGGTTTCCTCGGCTCGTCGCTGCTGTGCGGGGCGGCGCTCGGGGTCGGTCAGCTCGTCGCCTACCGGGCGGTGCAGGGGCTGTCGGCCGGCGTCCTCTTCCCGGCCTCCACCGCGCTGCTGTTCGGCACCTTCACCTCGGCCGAGCAGATACGCCTCTCCCGCTACATGATCATTCCGCAGCAGATCGCCCCGGCCGCCGCCCCTGTCCTGGGCGGGCTGCTCGTGGACCATCTGTCCTGGCGGTGGGTCTTCTACGTCAATCTGCCGGTGGGCCTGCCCGCGCTGCTGTTCGGCGCGCTGTTCCTGGCCGGGGGCCGCGGCAGCCGGCCGGGCCGCTTCGACCTGCCCGGTCTGCTGCTGAGCGCGGGCGGCCTGGGCACCGTGATGTTCGGCCTGTGCGAGGGACCCAACCGCGGCTGGTCCTCCCCCGCCGTCCTCGCCTCCCTCGTGTCCGGTGCGGCCCTGCTGGTCTCCGCTGTCGCCGTGGAACTGCGCACGGCCCAGCCCCTGCTGCGGCTGCGCCTGTTCGCCGACCGGCTGTTCCGGGACACCAACCTGATCAACCTGGTCGGTCTGATCCCCATCATGGGCGCCCTGTACCTGGGTCCGCTCTTTCTCCAGCAGGCCCAGGGCCGCACCGCACTGGAGTCGGGACTGACCACCTTCCCCGAGGCGTTCGGCGTGCTGCTGACCGTCCAGCTCACCGGTGCCCTGTACGCCAGGGTCGGTCCGCGGGTGATCGTCGGCTGCGGCCTGACCGGCACCGGCGCGGTGCTGCTGCTCTTCGCCGCCTGCGACACCGGCACCGGACTGTGGACCTTCCGCGGCCTGATGTTCCTCTTCGGCGCCACGATCGGCTGCTTCTTCATCCCCACCACGGTCGCCTCGCTGGCCACCGTCGAGCGGACGGATCTGCCCCAGGCCACGATGCTGAACACCGTCGTACGCCAGACCGGCGGCGCACTCGCGCCGGCGGCGGTGACCACGGCACTCGTGCTCGGCACACCGCCGGGCCTCGCCGCCCAACCGCCGCTGCCCGCCTACCAGCACGCCTATCTCGCCCTGGCCGCGATCGCGGTGGCGACGGCCGTGTTCGCCTTCACCCTCCCCGACGGCCCCGCCCGCGCCGCAGCCCGTGGCCCCGCGGGTGTGTCCGGCCGACCCGCCTTCCTGCGCCAGCGCCGGGACCGGGTCGGCTCCTGA
- a CDS encoding MarR family winged helix-turn-helix transcriptional regulator, translating into MAVQGSSDVLIDELYETTHRLRQFVEARLREKGASVARLRALRMLARAREPLRMRELSEMAGIAARTATTIVDSLERDGLVERIPHPKDRRALLVRLTEEGLRCHREAEEIDRLALAEATAALDEDDREHLRTLLARIRAHTV; encoded by the coding sequence ATGGCAGTGCAAGGCAGCAGCGACGTCCTCATCGACGAGCTGTACGAGACGACACACCGGCTCCGGCAGTTCGTGGAAGCCCGGCTGCGGGAGAAGGGCGCCTCCGTGGCCCGGCTGCGCGCCCTGCGCATGCTGGCCCGGGCCCGGGAGCCGCTGCGGATGCGGGAACTGAGCGAGATGGCGGGCATCGCGGCCCGTACCGCCACCACGATCGTGGACAGCCTGGAACGCGACGGCCTGGTGGAGCGGATACCCCACCCGAAGGACCGGCGGGCGCTGCTGGTCAGGCTCACCGAGGAGGGACTGCGCTGCCACCGCGAGGCCGAGGAGATCGACCGCCTCGCCCTCGCCGAGGCGACCGCGGCCCTGGACGAGGACGACCGCGAACACCTGCGCACCCTGCTGGCACGCATCCGCGCGCACACCGTCTGA
- a CDS encoding pyridoxamine 5'-phosphate oxidase family protein — MTTDTAQEIPAGPRRSIELDSDEALRLLGSVSFGRIVFTRQALPTVRPVNHILDNGDIVIRTHEGAALTARAGQAGGQGVVVAYEADAIDPDTHLGWSVVVTGYAHLVTDTEELARYQALLSPWVHRTMDYAVRIRTDLVTGVRLVAGDESDGA; from the coding sequence ATGACCACCGACACCGCTCAGGAGATCCCTGCCGGGCCGCGCCGGAGCATCGAGCTGGACAGCGACGAAGCCCTGCGGCTGTTGGGCAGCGTGTCCTTCGGACGGATCGTCTTCACCCGTCAGGCGCTGCCCACCGTTCGCCCGGTCAATCACATCCTGGACAACGGCGACATCGTCATCCGCACCCACGAGGGCGCGGCCCTGACCGCGCGCGCTGGACAGGCCGGCGGTCAAGGCGTCGTGGTGGCCTACGAGGCCGATGCCATCGACCCCGACACACACCTCGGCTGGAGCGTGGTGGTCACCGGCTACGCCCACCTGGTGACCGACACTGAGGAACTGGCCCGCTACCAGGCACTGCTCAGCCCCTGGGTGCACCGGACCATGGACTATGCGGTGCGTATCCGCACGGACCTGGTAACCGGCGTCCGGCTCGTCGCCGGCGACGAGTCCGACGGCGCCTGA
- a CDS encoding response regulator transcription factor — MADSEQPGAGNPIRVFLLDDHEVVRRGVRDLLNDEPDIEVIGEAGTVEQALVRVPALRPQVAVLDVRLPDGDGVTVCRELRSRMPELACLMLTSFDDEEALLDSIMAGASGYVLKQIQGSDLVSAVRTVAGGQSLLDASATTKLMARLRGDRQEAQQPDGLQGLTEREREILALVGEGLTNRQIGQRLYLAEKTVKNHISRLLAKLGVERRIQAAVIATQVRDRQRQEGH, encoded by the coding sequence ATGGCGGACAGCGAGCAGCCCGGCGCCGGCAACCCGATCCGGGTCTTTCTGCTGGACGACCACGAGGTGGTGCGGCGGGGGGTGCGCGACCTGCTGAACGACGAGCCGGACATCGAGGTGATCGGCGAGGCAGGCACCGTGGAGCAGGCACTGGTGCGTGTCCCCGCGTTGCGCCCGCAGGTGGCCGTGCTCGATGTCCGTCTGCCGGACGGTGACGGCGTGACCGTGTGCCGGGAGCTGCGCTCCCGCATGCCGGAGCTGGCGTGCCTGATGCTGACCTCCTTCGACGACGAGGAGGCGCTGCTCGACTCGATCATGGCGGGCGCCTCCGGATACGTCCTGAAGCAGATCCAGGGCTCGGACCTGGTGTCCGCCGTGCGCACCGTGGCCGGAGGCCAGTCCCTGCTCGACGCCAGTGCCACCACCAAGCTCATGGCCCGGCTGCGCGGCGACCGGCAGGAGGCGCAGCAGCCCGACGGACTGCAGGGCCTGACCGAGCGGGAGCGGGAGATCCTGGCTCTGGTCGGCGAGGGCCTGACCAACCGCCAGATCGGCCAGCGGCTCTACCTGGCCGAGAAGACGGTGAAGAACCACATCTCCCGTCTGCTGGCCAAGCTCGGCGTCGAGCGCCGCATCCAGGCCGCCGTCATCGCCACCCAGGTCCGGGACCGGCAGCGGCAGGAAGGGCACTGA
- a CDS encoding CBS domain-containing protein: MYSTPHIVSDVMSHTVAAVGRRAAFKEIVQLMQDWKVSALPVLEGDGRVVGVVSEADLLPKEEFRDSDPDRLTQLRRLGDLAKAGGLTAEDLMTSPALTVHANATLAQAALTMAHAKVKRLPVVDDVGMLQGIVSRADLLKVFLRDDAEIAEEVRQEVVACLFRAPASAVRVEVRNGVVKLVGHARDTSLVPVAARLVRAVEGVVDVEFQLTRSEGAAESTAAPSGGAKTCRRPAPHLPFPGPAIS; encoded by the coding sequence GTGTACAGCACCCCGCACATCGTCAGCGACGTCATGTCCCACACGGTCGCGGCCGTCGGCCGACGGGCCGCCTTCAAAGAGATCGTGCAGCTCATGCAGGACTGGAAGGTCAGCGCCCTGCCCGTCCTGGAGGGCGACGGCCGTGTGGTCGGCGTCGTCTCCGAGGCCGATCTGCTGCCGAAGGAGGAGTTCCGCGACAGCGACCCCGACCGGCTCACCCAGCTGCGCCGTCTCGGCGATCTGGCCAAGGCCGGCGGCCTCACCGCCGAGGACCTCATGACCTCTCCGGCCCTCACCGTCCACGCGAACGCGACACTCGCCCAGGCCGCACTGACCATGGCGCACGCCAAGGTCAAGCGCCTTCCCGTCGTCGACGACGTGGGCATGCTGCAGGGCATCGTCAGCCGCGCGGACCTGCTCAAGGTGTTCCTGCGGGACGATGCGGAGATCGCCGAAGAGGTCCGTCAAGAGGTCGTGGCGTGTCTCTTCCGTGCGCCGGCGTCAGCCGTGCGGGTGGAGGTGCGGAACGGCGTCGTGAAGCTCGTCGGCCACGCCCGCGACACCTCGCTGGTCCCGGTGGCCGCGCGTCTGGTCCGGGCCGTGGAGGGCGTGGTCGACGTGGAGTTCCAGCTGACGCGCTCCGAAGGCGCCGCAGAGTCAACCGCCGCTCCCTCGGGCGGCGCGAAAACCTGTCGCCGGCCTGCCCCGCACCTGCCCTTCCCTGGTCCAGCGATCTCATGA